One Setaria italica strain Yugu1 chromosome II, Setaria_italica_v2.0, whole genome shotgun sequence DNA segment encodes these proteins:
- the LOC101768347 gene encoding uncharacterized protein LOC101768347, whose product MEPMALVPQDPHRHRDASPLAAPRARATPAAAVVGWSRGQQLTERRKRRGLRSTRWRLGQGQGGRRPELREEEGGRPEVEDKAGRRRRRAGEVWSEVEDEAIHGRRRAGEPREEVEDEAGRGRRRMGEAWPEVEDEASRGRRAGVARRLAAGGKQEEGGWICGRGAIGEMGVAADLREGEGGVGGGRRDRGREREE is encoded by the coding sequence ATGGAGCCCATGGCACTGGTCCCCCAGGATCCCCATCGCCACCGCGATGCGTCCCCCCTTGCCGCACCTCGCGCACGCGCgacgcctgccgccgccgtcgtgggcTGGAGCCGAGGGCAGCAGCTGACGGAGAGAAGGaagcgaaggggactccggagCACGCGGTGGCGACTTGGACAAGGACAAGGAGGGAGGCGCCCGGAGCtgagggaggaagagggagggaggccggAGGTGGAGGACAAGGCCGgccgcaggaggaggagggcgggggAGGTGTGgtcggaggtggaggacgaggccatccatgggaggaggagggcgggcgaGCCGCGGGAGGAGGTCGAGGACGAGGCcggccgcgggaggaggaggatgggggaGGCGTGGCCAGAGGTGGAGGACGAGGCCAGCCGCGGGAGGAGGGCGGGGGTGGCGAGGAGGCTGGCCGCGGGAGGAAAGCAGGAGGAGGGTGGGTGGATCTGCGGGAGAGGAGCTATTGGAGAGATGGGAGTGGCGGCGGAtctgagggagggagagggaggcgtcGGGGGAGGCAGGCGCGaccgggggagggagagggaggagtgA